Proteins co-encoded in one Quercus robur chromosome 8, dhQueRobu3.1, whole genome shotgun sequence genomic window:
- the LOC126694771 gene encoding sesquiterpene synthase 2-like codes for MSIQVSGAPSQNAKSEVVRRTANFHPSIWGDRFINNTSEDKNIHFHKVREVEELKEEVRKGLLTSAGHLSQQLGLIDALQHLGVAYNFEREIEEALEHIYATYNDHNDVEDDDLYNVSLRFRLLRQQGFKVSCDAFNKFKDEDGQFKESLTSNVEGILAFYEATHLRVHGEEILDEALQFTTIHLKSIASPKAQVTHALKQPLHKGIPRLEARRYISIYEQDASHNKALLKLSILDFNLVQSLHKEELSEITRWWKDLDFARKLPFARDRVVECYFWIVAVYFEPQYSLARKILTKVISMTSILDDIYDVYGTLEELELFTEAIERWDISCIDQLPEYMQTCYRALFDVFEVIENELAKKERSYRVSYAKDAMKLLVRAYFDEAKWFHRNYIPTMEEYMHIALKTSGYPMLTAISFLGMGDIVTKEAFDWIFGNPKIITASSVIGRLMDDMKSHKFEQERGHAASAVECYMKQHGVSEQVVHDDFNRQVANAWKDINEECIRPTVVPMPLLMRVLNLARVIDVIYKEGDGYTHVGKEMKNNVASVLIDPVPI; via the exons ATGTCTATCCAAGTATCAGGGGCTCCATCCCAAAATGCCAAATCAGAGGTTGTTCGCCGGACAGCAAATTTCCATCCAAGTATTTGGGGTGACCGTTTCATTAACAATACTTCAGAGGACAAG AATATTCATTTCCATAAAGTACGTGAAGTTGAAGAGCTGAAAGAAGAGGTCAGAAAAGGGCTCTTAACATCTGCAGGTCATCTTTCACAACAGTTGGGCTTAATTGATGCACTCCAGCACCTAGGCGTGGCTTATAACTTTGAAAGAGAAATCGAAGAAGCTCTAGAACATATATATGCTACTTATAATGACCATAATGATGTTGAAGATGATGATCTCTACAATGTTTCCCTTCGTTTTCGACTACTACGTCAACAAGGATTTAAGGTTTCATGTG ATGCTTTTAACAAGTTCAAAGATGAAGATGGTCAATTCAAGGAAAGCTTGACCAGCAACGTTGAAGGCATACTAGCCTTTTATGAAGCTACACATTTGAGGGTCCATGGAGAAGAAATTCTTGATGAGGCCCTTCAGTTCACTACAATTCACCTTAAGTCCATAGCATCCCCTAAAGCACAAGTAACTCATGCCCTAAAACAACCCCTGCATAAGGGCATACCAAGGCTAGAGGCTCGGCGATACATTTCTATCTATGAACAGGATGCTTCACACAACAAAGCTTTGCTCAAGCTTTCAATATTAGATTTTAACCTGGTGCAGTCATTGCACAAAGAAGAACTTAGTGAAATCACTAg GTGGTGGAAAGATTTAGATTTTGCAAGGAAACTGCCTTTTGCAAGAGATAGAGTTGTCGAGTGCTACTTTTGGATAGTCGCGGTCTACTTTGAGCCCCAATATTCACTTGCAAGAAAAATACTGACCAAAGTTATTTCCATGACATCCATTCTAGACGATATATATGATGTTTATGGCACACTTGAAGAACTCGAACTCTTCACTGAAGCAATTGAGAG GTGGGATATTAGTTGTATAGATCAACTTCCAGAATACATGCAAACATGTTATCGTGCACTCTTTGATGTATTTGAAGTAATTGAAAATGAGTTGGCCAAGAAAGAAAGATCATACCGTGTTAGCTATGCAAAAGATGCT ATGAAACTTTTGGTTCGGGCATACTTTGATGAAGCCAAATGGTTCCACCGAAATTACATCCCAACAATGGAGGAGTATATGCATATTGCACTTAAAACATCTGGTTACCCTATGCTCACAGCTATCTCTTTCCTTGGCATGGGTGACATTGTTACAAAAGAGGCATTTGATTGGATCTTCGGCAACCCCAAGATTATTACAGCTTCATCTGTAATTGGTAGACTCATGGATGACATGAAGTCACATAAG TTTGAGCAAGAGAGAGGGCATGCTGCCTCAGCAGTTGAATGCTACATGAAGCAACATGGTGTCTCAGAGCAAGTAGTCCATGATGATTTCAACAGGCAAGTTGCTAATGCATGGAAGGATATTAATGAGGAGTGTATAAGGCCTACTGTTGTTCCCATGCCTCTACTTATGCGTGTTCTTAATCTTGCACGAGTAATAGATGTCATTTACAAGGAAGGGGATGGCTACACTCACGTTggaaaagagatgaaaaataatgttGCATCAGTGCTTATAGATCCAGTACCAATATGA
- the LOC126695936 gene encoding uncharacterized protein LOC126695936 has protein sequence MVDQGSGAEIMYPNLYKGLGLKPKDLSKYDTPFLGFDGKVVTPEGKIKLRVVTEGREVEVNFIVVNAYSPYTAILGRPWIYSMWAVPSTLHQKIKFLTKDGVAVV, from the coding sequence ATGGTGGACCAAGGGAGTGGGGCTGAGATTATGTACCCCAATCTCTATAAAGGGCTAGGATTGAAGCCGAAGGATTTGAGCAAGTATGACACcccttttttgggttttgatggaAAGGTGGTAACACCTGAGGGGAAAATTAAGCTTAGGGTAGTGACCGAGGGTAGGGAAGTGGAGGTGAACTTCATAGTGGTTAATGCGTACTCACCTTACACGGCGATTCTTGGGCGTCCCTGGATCTATAGCATGTGGGCAGTGCCTTCGACATTGCACCAAAAGATAAAGTTCCTGACCAAGGATGGGGTCGCAGTAGTCTAG